From Bradyrhizobium sp. NDS-1, the proteins below share one genomic window:
- the tilS gene encoding tRNA lysidine(34) synthetase TilS gives MSDDDNSPISAREARRLFAGLKSAPALVLAVSGGPDSVALMWLAARWQRSLARGPRLTVVTIDHGLRREAAREAREVKRLATELGLPHRTLRWRDAKPKTGLPAAAREARYRLLAQAARAVGASHVLTAHTRDDQAETLLMRLLRGSGLAGLSAMASLSERDGIVLARPLLDVPKAQLVATLRRAKIGFADDPSNRDTAFTRPRLRALLPQLAAEGGDARTLVRLAARLARANAAVEILADGAERFLRLRDRGDAPQVGVRSFEASSFALLPEEVRLRLLLRAINALGHEGPAELGKVETLLAVLDQAIAASPRAAANGRQALRQTLAGALISLAGGRIHIAPAPARRRKGV, from the coding sequence ATGTCAGACGACGACAATTCTCCGATCTCGGCGCGCGAGGCGAGGCGGCTCTTTGCCGGCTTGAAAAGCGCGCCGGCGCTGGTCCTCGCCGTCTCCGGCGGACCCGACTCGGTCGCGCTGATGTGGCTGGCGGCGCGCTGGCAGCGCAGCCTCGCGCGTGGCCCGCGTCTCACCGTCGTTACGATCGATCACGGCCTGCGGCGCGAGGCGGCGCGGGAGGCGCGCGAGGTCAAGCGGCTCGCCACTGAACTCGGGCTACCGCACCGGACCCTGCGCTGGCGCGACGCAAAGCCGAAGACGGGGCTGCCGGCGGCCGCGCGCGAGGCCCGCTATCGTCTGCTCGCACAGGCCGCGCGCGCGGTCGGCGCGAGCCATGTGCTGACCGCCCATACCCGCGACGACCAGGCCGAAACCCTGTTGATGCGGCTGCTCCGCGGCAGCGGCCTTGCCGGACTGTCGGCAATGGCGTCCCTCAGTGAGCGCGACGGGATCGTGCTGGCGCGGCCGCTGCTCGACGTCCCCAAGGCGCAGCTGGTCGCGACCTTGAGGCGGGCCAAGATCGGCTTTGCCGACGATCCCAGCAACCGCGATACCGCCTTCACCCGGCCGCGCCTGCGCGCGCTGCTGCCGCAACTCGCCGCCGAGGGCGGCGATGCCCGCACGCTCGTGCGACTTGCGGCAAGGCTGGCGCGGGCCAATGCGGCAGTCGAGATACTGGCCGACGGCGCCGAGCGCTTCCTCCGTTTGCGGGATCGCGGCGATGCGCCGCAGGTGGGCGTTCGAAGCTTCGAGGCCTCGAGCTTCGCCCTCCTGCCCGAGGAGGTCCGGCTGCGGCTCCTGCTGCGGGCGATCAACGCGCTCGGACATGAAGGGCCGGCGGAACTCGGCAAGGTCGAAACCCTCCTGGCTGTGCTCGATCAGGCCATCGCCGCAAGTCCTCGCGCTGCCGCCAATGGCCGGCAGGCCTTGCGGCAGACCCTTGCGGGAGCCTTGATCAGCCTTGCCGGCGGGCGTATCCACATCGCACCGGCGCCGGCCCGGCGGCGCAAGGGTGTGTGA
- the ybgF gene encoding tol-pal system protein YbgF — translation MSSRFKVFTGTVAMATLLSFGSLALAQSDDDPEMRIERLESQLRQLTGQNEELQYRNRQLEERLRALEGGAQAAPGQAPNVAAMPPAQLSPGQVAPGYRQPQQQAAQPNYEQPQVAAPGPIIQEQPAPGAPGTRRRGDAFDPNQNPNAPGAPRALGGGQQPMQAAPGGAPGGRGAGEPLDLANTAPRYQPQAAAPAAQPGYPPAQPGYPAPAGGTGLATLPPSATPRDEFDLGIGYMQRKDYALAEQTMKNFTQKYPGDPLLGDAQYWLGESYFQRQQYRDSAEAFLAVTTKYEKSAKAPDALLRLGQSLAALKEKEAACAAFGEIGRKYPRASAGVKAAVDREQKRVKC, via the coding sequence ATGTCATCCAGATTTAAGGTCTTTACCGGCACCGTGGCGATGGCCACGCTGCTCTCTTTCGGCTCGCTTGCACTCGCGCAGTCGGACGATGATCCGGAGATGCGGATCGAGCGGCTGGAGAGCCAGCTGCGCCAGCTCACCGGCCAGAACGAGGAGCTGCAATACCGCAACCGCCAGCTCGAGGAGCGGCTGCGGGCGCTCGAAGGCGGCGCGCAAGCCGCGCCCGGACAGGCGCCCAATGTCGCGGCGATGCCGCCCGCCCAGCTTTCACCGGGGCAGGTCGCGCCGGGCTATCGACAGCCGCAGCAGCAGGCCGCGCAGCCCAATTACGAGCAGCCCCAGGTCGCCGCTCCTGGGCCGATCATTCAGGAGCAGCCGGCGCCCGGCGCCCCCGGCACGCGCCGCCGCGGCGATGCCTTCGATCCCAACCAGAACCCGAACGCGCCGGGCGCGCCACGCGCGCTGGGCGGCGGCCAGCAGCCGATGCAGGCGGCTCCCGGCGGCGCACCCGGTGGCCGCGGGGCCGGCGAGCCGCTGGATCTCGCCAACACCGCTCCCCGCTATCAGCCGCAGGCCGCGGCCCCGGCCGCGCAGCCCGGCTATCCGCCGGCTCAGCCCGGCTATCCGGCGCCGGCGGGCGGCACTGGCCTTGCCACCCTGCCGCCGTCGGCCACGCCGCGCGACGAGTTCGACCTCGGCATCGGCTACATGCAGCGCAAGGACTATGCGCTCGCCGAGCAGACCATGAAGAACTTCACGCAGAAATATCCTGGAGACCCGCTGCTGGGGGACGCGCAATACTGGCTCGGCGAGAGCTATTTCCAGCGCCAGCAATATCGCGACTCCGCCGAAGCCTTCCTCGCCGTCACCACCAAATACGAGAAATCGGCCAAAGCGCCGGACGCGCTGCTGCGGCTCGGCCAGTCGCTCGCCGCCCTGAAGGAGAAGGAGGCCGCCTGCGCCGCCTTCGGCGAGATCGGCCGCAAATATCCGCGTGCTTCCGCCGGCGTCAAAGCCGCGGTCGACCGCGAGCAGAAGCGTGTGAAGTGCTGA
- the pal gene encoding peptidoglycan-associated lipoprotein Pal translates to MKHPMRILQGLKLVAVLAVALSMGACANKNAATDAMANAATPGSQQDFVVNVGDRVFFESDQTDLTPQAIVTLEKQAQWLQTYPRYSFTVEGHADERGTREYNIALGARRAQSVRSFLASRGIDPNRMRTISYGKERPVAVCNDISCWSQNRRAVTVLNASS, encoded by the coding sequence ATGAAACATCCTATGCGTATCCTCCAGGGATTGAAGCTGGTCGCGGTGCTTGCCGTCGCGCTGTCGATGGGTGCCTGCGCCAACAAGAATGCCGCGACGGATGCGATGGCCAACGCGGCGACGCCTGGCAGCCAGCAGGACTTCGTGGTGAACGTGGGGGACCGCGTGTTCTTCGAAAGCGACCAGACCGATCTGACCCCGCAGGCGATCGTGACCCTGGAGAAGCAGGCGCAGTGGCTGCAGACCTATCCGCGCTACAGCTTCACCGTCGAAGGTCATGCCGACGAGCGCGGCACCCGCGAATACAACATCGCGCTCGGCGCCCGGAGAGCCCAGTCGGTGCGCTCGTTCCTCGCCTCGCGCGGCATCGATCCGAACCGCATGCGCACGATCTCCTACGGCAAGGAGCGGCCGGTCGCGGTCTGTAACGATATCTCCTGCTGGTCGCAGAACCGTCGTGCCGTCACGGTGCTGAACGCGAGCTCCTGA
- a CDS encoding N-acyl amino acid synthase FeeM domain-containing protein: MKPEAELRASLSVRGGALFDRVDYRSIETPEEKDQLYQMRYRAYTRGGLIPPSESQRYTDDYDDAPNARTFGVYVDGELCSSIRLHVLTPEQRMSCTTDLFGDVLHPRLDRGEVFIDPARFVASPEKAKCFPELPYVTVRLVFLACEHFNADTGLALVRPAHESFYRRIFLNETIAEPRLFPNALAKVALMASNFRAVREKVLTRFPIMRSSAFERRMLFGDSNAPSASIVSPKVASERPKLVAYS; this comes from the coding sequence ATGAAGCCCGAAGCCGAGCTGCGTGCTTCGCTCTCTGTGCGGGGGGGAGCGCTGTTCGATCGCGTCGATTACCGATCCATCGAGACTCCTGAAGAGAAAGACCAGCTCTATCAGATGCGCTACAGGGCCTATACGCGCGGCGGACTAATTCCGCCGTCAGAGTCCCAGCGCTATACGGATGACTACGACGATGCGCCCAACGCCCGGACGTTCGGAGTGTATGTCGATGGCGAACTCTGCAGCTCCATCCGTCTCCACGTCCTGACGCCAGAACAGCGGATGTCCTGTACGACCGACTTGTTCGGCGACGTTCTTCACCCCCGGCTTGATCGAGGCGAAGTCTTCATCGATCCGGCCCGCTTTGTCGCAAGCCCGGAAAAAGCCAAATGCTTTCCGGAGCTCCCCTACGTGACGGTGCGACTGGTCTTCCTGGCCTGCGAACATTTCAATGCCGATACCGGACTCGCGCTGGTTCGTCCCGCGCACGAGTCGTTCTATCGCCGGATCTTTCTCAACGAAACCATCGCAGAGCCGCGGCTGTTTCCGAATGCATTGGCAAAGGTCGCATTAATGGCGTCCAACTTCCGTGCCGTGCGGGAAAAGGTCTTAACGCGATTTCCAATCATGCGCTCCAGCGCATTCGAGCGGCGAATGCTGTTTGGGGACAGCAACGCGCCATCGGCGAGCATCGTCTCGCCTAAAGTAGCCTCCGAGCGTCCAAAGCTGGTCGCCTACTCCTGA
- a CDS encoding putative bifunctional diguanylate cyclase/phosphodiesterase — protein sequence MQFASQSGEPEPASPRISAALIDSLFETPAPLLTGLVFGVVAAAATALKTGEPLIWACVALLILAGAIRAFDLRRYQMRKSTLTPDEAARWKNRHQIGAMIQAAAVGIWSTTTLLVSDDAVAHMISLSTTTGFVAGGAGRAYGRQWIYQLQASLCFGSTVIALAWRGTPYYLVMSVLCAAFLVAVIQISANLHRIFMRALVAREREAALAGQFDSALNNMPHGLCMFRVDRQLAVMNHRFSEQMNLPDDLVQSGPNASEIIAACVNGGSISTESGNLILREIEDGRVRELLTIDSARGRTLSWTFQPMSDGGMVMLLEDITERKNAEARISHLARYDELTALPNRVNFRDEIERLLANAQHAERLSALLFVDLDQFKQVNDTLGHPCGDQLLCAVANRLREMLRPEDFVARFGGDEFVVFQQNIASAEDAASLARRIVERLSERYRIDNHLVEIGASVGIALTAPDRGVSADTLLKNADMALYRAKADGRGTFCFFREEMAATVEARRILELDLRKALANEEFELFFQPLVNLKSGKITTCEALLRWNHPVRGTVSPVDIIPVAEDMGLIVDLGRWILRRACMECMKWPEGVSVAVNFSPQQFHQRDVLSEIRYALEVSGLPAHRLEIEITESSLLRNTQLTHDVLSQLHALGIRISLDDFGTGYSSLSYLHNFPMQKVKIDRSFLEGIDTDRPLTLLRGVARLAVDLGMSVVVEGIETNEQLELISADGTITEGQGYLFSRPVPAVRVRQLLDASHGRRSADDQLTIASRSIA from the coding sequence ATGCAATTCGCAAGCCAGAGCGGAGAACCTGAGCCGGCGTCGCCGAGAATTTCGGCGGCGCTGATCGATTCGCTGTTCGAAACGCCTGCTCCCTTGCTGACGGGTCTCGTCTTCGGTGTCGTTGCGGCGGCCGCGACCGCGCTGAAGACGGGAGAACCCTTGATCTGGGCGTGTGTTGCGCTGCTGATCCTCGCCGGCGCTATTCGGGCGTTCGACTTGCGGCGCTACCAGATGCGCAAATCGACGCTAACCCCCGACGAAGCTGCGCGATGGAAGAACCGGCATCAGATCGGAGCGATGATCCAGGCCGCCGCGGTCGGCATCTGGAGCACCACCACGCTCCTGGTGAGTGATGATGCCGTCGCCCATATGATTTCTCTCTCCACAACCACGGGGTTCGTGGCGGGGGGCGCAGGCAGGGCTTATGGACGGCAATGGATATACCAGCTGCAGGCTTCGCTCTGTTTCGGTTCGACGGTGATCGCGCTGGCGTGGCGTGGCACGCCCTATTACCTCGTCATGTCAGTCCTGTGCGCCGCGTTTCTGGTGGCCGTCATACAAATCTCGGCCAATTTGCATAGGATATTCATGCGGGCGCTCGTCGCGCGTGAACGCGAGGCGGCCCTGGCCGGCCAGTTTGACAGCGCGTTGAACAACATGCCCCATGGTCTGTGCATGTTCCGTGTCGACAGACAGCTTGCTGTGATGAATCATCGTTTCAGCGAACAGATGAACCTGCCCGACGATCTCGTGCAGAGTGGCCCCAACGCGTCCGAAATCATCGCGGCGTGCGTCAACGGCGGTTCTATCTCGACCGAGAGCGGCAATTTGATCCTCCGGGAAATCGAGGACGGGCGGGTCCGCGAACTCCTGACCATAGATTCGGCGCGTGGGCGCACGTTGTCCTGGACCTTCCAACCAATGTCAGACGGCGGCATGGTGATGCTGCTCGAGGACATCACCGAGCGCAAGAATGCCGAGGCAAGGATAAGCCATCTTGCCCGCTACGACGAACTGACGGCGCTGCCGAACAGGGTCAATTTTCGCGACGAGATCGAGCGCCTGCTCGCAAACGCGCAGCATGCCGAGCGCCTCTCCGCGCTCCTGTTCGTCGACCTCGACCAGTTCAAGCAGGTCAACGACACGCTGGGCCACCCGTGCGGCGACCAGCTGTTGTGCGCGGTTGCCAACCGCCTCCGGGAGATGCTGCGGCCCGAAGATTTCGTCGCGCGCTTTGGCGGCGACGAGTTCGTCGTGTTTCAGCAGAACATCGCCTCGGCTGAGGATGCCGCCAGCCTCGCCCGCCGGATCGTCGAACGCCTCAGCGAGCGCTATCGCATCGACAATCACCTCGTCGAGATCGGCGCCAGCGTCGGTATTGCGCTGACCGCGCCAGACCGCGGCGTTAGCGCCGACACGCTCCTGAAGAACGCCGACATGGCGCTGTACCGCGCCAAGGCCGACGGCCGCGGCACCTTCTGCTTCTTTCGGGAGGAAATGGCGGCGACCGTCGAGGCGCGCCGGATCCTGGAGCTCGATCTGCGCAAGGCGCTTGCCAACGAGGAGTTCGAGCTGTTCTTTCAGCCGCTGGTCAACCTCAAATCGGGCAAGATCACAACCTGCGAGGCGCTGTTGCGCTGGAACCACCCCGTGCGCGGTACGGTCTCGCCGGTCGACATTATCCCGGTTGCCGAGGACATGGGCTTGATCGTCGATCTCGGCCGCTGGATCCTGCGGCGGGCCTGCATGGAGTGCATGAAGTGGCCGGAGGGCGTCAGCGTCGCCGTCAACTTCTCGCCGCAGCAATTCCACCAGCGCGACGTGCTCAGCGAAATCCGCTATGCGCTCGAAGTGTCCGGGCTTCCGGCCCATCGCCTCGAGATCGAGATCACCGAGTCCTCGCTGCTGCGCAACACGCAGCTCACGCACGACGTCCTGTCGCAGCTTCACGCCCTCGGCATACGCATTTCGCTGGATGACTTCGGCACCGGCTATTCGAGCCTGAGCTATCTGCACAATTTCCCGATGCAGAAGGTGAAGATCGACCGCTCGTTCCTCGAAGGCATCGACACCGATCGGCCGCTGACGCTGCTGCGCGGGGTGGCGCGGCTAGCCGTCGATCTCGGCATGTCGGTCGTAGTCGAGGGCATCGAGACCAACGAGCAGCTCGAACTGATCAGCGCCGATGGCACCATCACTGAAGGGCAGGGCTATCTTTTCAGCCGGCCGGTGCCCGCTGTTCGGGTTCGGCAATTGCTGGATGCCTCGCACGGCCGCCGTTCGGCCGATGACCAACTGACCATCGCTTCACGATCGATCGCCTGA
- the tolB gene encoding Tol-Pal system beta propeller repeat protein TolB, which translates to MNDVRSMNRRRFMTLTGSTLAMLGGGSAFAQGQDGRIRIDPNAFQPIPIAITNFLPGSPSDGDVGNGVTQVITNNLKRSGLFAPIDQAAFIERISNMDVAPQFQNWKTLNAQALVTGRMTRQPDGRLKAEFRLWDVISGQQLAGQQYFTSPEYWRRIAHIISDQIYERMTGEKGYFDSRVVFVDESGPKERRVKRLAMMDQDGANVRYLTRGADLVLTPRFSPNSQEITYMEFGQGDPKVYLYNIETGQREIVGNFPGMTFAPRFSPDGQRVIMSLQQGGNSNLFVMDLRSRATTRLTDTPAIDTSPSYSPDGARICFESDRGGRSQIYVMAAGGGQAQRISFSKDDTNASYSTPVWSPKGDYIAFTRQGGGQFAIGVMKPDGSGERLLTSGFHNEGPTFSPNGRVLMFFRDPGGSGGPSLYSVDISGRNELKVPTPGFASDPAWSPLLSSTAGQ; encoded by the coding sequence ATGAATGACGTCCGATCGATGAACCGCCGCCGCTTCATGACCCTGACCGGATCGACGCTTGCCATGCTCGGGGGCGGCAGTGCCTTTGCTCAGGGCCAGGACGGCCGCATCCGCATCGACCCCAATGCATTCCAGCCGATCCCGATCGCGATCACCAACTTCCTGCCGGGTTCTCCGTCCGACGGCGACGTCGGCAACGGCGTCACGCAGGTCATCACCAACAACCTGAAGCGCTCGGGCCTGTTCGCGCCGATCGACCAGGCGGCCTTCATCGAGCGCATCAGCAACATGGACGTCGCGCCGCAATTCCAGAACTGGAAGACGCTCAACGCGCAGGCCCTCGTCACCGGCCGCATGACGCGGCAGCCGGACGGCCGCCTCAAGGCCGAGTTCCGCCTGTGGGACGTGATCAGTGGCCAGCAGCTCGCGGGACAGCAATATTTCACGTCGCCGGAATATTGGCGCCGCATCGCCCACATCATCTCCGACCAGATCTATGAGCGGATGACCGGCGAGAAGGGGTATTTCGACAGCCGCGTCGTGTTCGTCGACGAGAGCGGGCCGAAGGAGCGCCGCGTCAAACGGCTCGCGATGATGGACCAGGACGGCGCCAATGTGCGCTACCTGACTCGCGGCGCGGATCTCGTGTTGACGCCGCGCTTCTCGCCGAACTCGCAAGAGATCACCTACATGGAGTTCGGCCAGGGCGATCCGAAGGTCTATCTCTACAACATCGAGACGGGCCAGCGCGAGATCGTCGGCAACTTCCCCGGCATGACCTTCGCGCCGCGCTTCTCGCCGGACGGCCAGCGCGTCATCATGAGCCTGCAGCAGGGCGGCAATTCCAACCTGTTCGTGATGGATCTGCGCTCGCGCGCGACCACGCGTCTCACCGACACGCCGGCGATCGACACGTCTCCGTCTTACTCGCCGGACGGTGCCCGCATCTGCTTCGAATCCGATCGCGGCGGCCGGTCGCAGATCTACGTGATGGCCGCGGGCGGCGGGCAGGCGCAGCGGATCTCCTTCTCCAAGGACGACACCAACGCCAGCTATTCGACCCCGGTGTGGTCGCCGAAGGGCGATTACATCGCCTTCACCAGGCAGGGCGGCGGACAGTTCGCGATCGGTGTCATGAAGCCCGACGGCAGCGGCGAGCGGCTGCTCACCTCCGGCTTCCACAATGAAGGCCCGACCTTCTCGCCGAACGGCCGCGTGCTGATGTTTTTCCGTGATCCCGGCGGCAGCGGCGGGCCCTCGCTGTACAGCGTCGACATCTCGGGACGCAACGAGCTGAAGGTGCCGACGCCGGGGTTCGCCTCCGACCCGGCATGGTCGCCGCTACTGTCCTCGACCGCGGGCCAGTAG
- a CDS encoding protein TolA — protein MKVNVDKTLVASIALHVLVLGWGLVTFSSKAYLAPEESLPIDIISTDQLAKMMAGQKTGKKEEPKPKVEKIAEAKPEEDAVGKVTEKKELIKTNSQPEPPPKPVEKPVEKKPEPPKPVAEAKPKEEPKPQEKKPDPAKEDPIAELQKKLDTKKPPPKPVEQKVAAVQPQQQPKPKERSFDPAQIQRDLDKRAATRHELTGTALNASASLGAATGTAANNVATWRGAFQGAVKRCFTPTYNGQDADQYEADIDIPMKIDGSLASEPIVVAVRGPSRSIAQAVAESAKRAIVQCQVYSFMPKQQYESWKLIPMTFGLKDML, from the coding sequence GTGAAGGTGAACGTCGACAAGACACTCGTTGCGTCGATCGCCCTCCACGTCCTCGTGCTGGGATGGGGGCTCGTCACCTTCAGCAGCAAAGCCTACCTCGCACCGGAAGAGTCGCTTCCCATCGACATCATCTCCACCGATCAGCTCGCCAAGATGATGGCGGGGCAGAAGACCGGCAAGAAGGAAGAGCCGAAGCCGAAGGTCGAGAAGATCGCGGAAGCGAAGCCCGAGGAAGACGCCGTCGGCAAGGTCACCGAGAAGAAAGAGCTGATCAAGACCAACTCGCAGCCGGAGCCGCCGCCGAAACCCGTCGAGAAGCCGGTCGAGAAGAAGCCCGAGCCGCCGAAGCCCGTTGCCGAGGCCAAGCCGAAGGAAGAGCCGAAGCCGCAGGAAAAGAAGCCTGATCCGGCCAAGGAAGATCCGATCGCCGAGCTCCAGAAGAAGCTGGACACCAAGAAGCCGCCGCCGAAGCCGGTGGAGCAAAAGGTTGCGGCGGTGCAGCCGCAGCAGCAGCCCAAGCCCAAGGAGCGCAGCTTCGATCCCGCGCAGATCCAGCGCGACCTCGACAAGCGCGCTGCGACCCGGCACGAGCTCACCGGAACGGCGCTGAATGCGTCAGCGTCGCTGGGAGCAGCGACGGGAACAGCCGCGAACAACGTCGCGACCTGGCGCGGTGCATTCCAGGGCGCGGTCAAGCGCTGCTTCACGCCGACCTACAATGGCCAGGATGCCGATCAGTACGAGGCCGACATCGACATTCCCATGAAGATCGATGGATCGCTCGCCTCCGAGCCGATCGTCGTCGCAGTGCGGGGACCGTCGCGGTCGATCGCGCAGGCGGTGGCGGAGAGCGCCAAGCGCGCCATCGTGCAGTGTCAGGTCTATTCGTTCATGCCGAAGCAGCAGTACGAGAGCTGGAAGCTCATTCCCATGACTTTCGGCCTGAAAGATATGTTGTGA